The Calypte anna isolate BGI_N300 chromosome 20, bCalAnn1_v1.p, whole genome shotgun sequence DNA window TTAAAAGCTTGAATCAAACCAGCATTATCTGAATTGGAAACTTTCTCTAATAGGTTTTTGGGGCTGGGTGCTTGGACCTCAATGGGAAAGTTGTTGATGCTGTCTCTTATCACCTCCCTCTAGCAgagctttctctctgctgctttctgtgcccTTCAGAAAAATCCCAGCAGGTGAAACCAGATGGGAATAGGATTAATCTGAAAAATTCCGAGTGGTCCCCaatcacagctggaaaaagcaCAGATGAAAACCACTTCAGTCAACACAAAAAGGGTGAGGCAAGCTGTGGGACCCTCAGCTCAAAGTCCAGGCAGTTTTAATAGATGAGGTCTTTGGGTGACATTTTCCTGCAAGATTTTAAGTAAATGCCTTGCTGTAACATTTGAGATCAGACTTCTCTTGGTTTCCAtcactcttttcctttttaagccACAGACACacatatacaaaatatattaaaagggGCCCAGCTTAGCTGAAAGGTCAGATAGTTCAGAAACAAACAGCAGGGATTTAGTTTGGAGGCTTTGGCACATAACCAGAGCCCCTGGCTCTGTTTTTGCTTGAAGGGGAATACAGATTAAACCTTGCAGGGAGCAGAAGTGAAGGCAAGAGGAGATGCTTTGGGCATTGACTTCCTTATCTCACACCAGGAAAGGGACTTCACAACTTGCCCCAGGCCACACTGAAGCAATGGGGAGGCTAAAGGAGTGCTGTGTCCTGAGGCAGGAGGGGGGTTGGACATGCATTGTGGGGGTTTTTCggggttgatggttggactcggtgatctttGAAGTCTTTcccaaccatgacaattctgtgtgattctgtgtctCTTCCTTTGGCAAGGCTAAACCTCAGGTCTGGGCCTGCAGTAGGAGTCCAGCTCTGCAAGAGCCATGTgaggagaggaggcagaagcTGCCTGGCCAAACTGCTTTCTAAAAAGAAGGGagatgtgtagtgaaatgaagcaaCCAGGTGacactaattaccaggcagtgggcatgagcttgtgttaagcccacctgtgcctaattagggcaggccccaactgcacatgagcaggattaggggggcAATTaaagctcatgcccactacctggtaattagtgaCACCTGGtagcctcatttcactacagagatGTTCCCCCTTTTCCTTATGGATAAGGACAagactttcttttattttctcctttatgaGCAGTGACCTGCACTTCTTCATGGGGACCTGCACCCCAGGCAATGAGCTCTGGGTTCAAACCCAGAtctatcagaaaaagaagagggcAGAGCTACCTGCTGATCCTACTGAGAATGCTTCATGTGAGACAAACTTGCCAAGGAATTAATTTGGTTTATGAAATTAATTATCTCATAGAAATATGCTGCTGAGGCCCTTCATGACATGAGAAACCATATCATTCTTTGGCCAGTCAATACTCTCCTAATGAACTTTTAAGAAAGGAGAGATGTGGCTGGTCCAGACTGCACCAGCCTGTTAGAAGTGTTGCTTATAAATCAACAGCCACATTGATTCCAGGTGGTTGATATTTCAGTGTGTAATTAGAATTCCATTCTAACTGTATCTCTTGATATTTCCTGCCAGCTCTTGGCACAGAAAAAGTGGAGGaggcagcccaggagcaggaggattgctgggacagagcagggagatgctgagaGTCTCCCTGTtagcagcagaaacaggaggCAAGAGTATCCAAAGCAGAGTATTTCTACACACAGATATTGAGAGAAACTTGCACATCCACATTGTAAAATCAGAGCAGCAGTTGGGTGTTTGGTTTGTGGGGATAACAGTTGCTTTCCACAAGGCTAAAAATGAAGTTATAGGAGCAGGAAGGGACAATAACTCTTCATTATAGACAAAGATCCCAAAGGAACTACCTTGCTGCCTCTGTAGGAGAACTGTTTTAGTCCAGGAGCATGGATTTGTGCTTGGACCATGGGCTGTAAGCTTTCCTTAATTTGGGGGATGAGGAACAGGGACACCCAGCACCCAAGCCAAGGCTTGCATCCCAGCTGCACCTCCCCTGCAGACAACTCACCTGAGTACAACTCACCATTTGTTGAATGTTCCACTTCCCTTCTTTAGGATAAATATTCTTGATCCACCCCAAAACCTTGTCCAAGGACAAGAAACAACAGATGAGATCAGCTGGGACACCAAGACCAGAAAACTCTTGGCTAATAGAAATTCTGgagcaaaagcttttaaatgGAAGGAACATTGGTGCTAAGAGATTATTAGTCATTCTTTAAACTAGAGTGGGATGAGTGCAGGGAAACATTTCTCTTCAAATTTGTATGAATAAGATGACTAAATAAATCTGATTGTGGTTAGTCTTCATGGTGATCTTATTGGATGGATTTAAGAGGAGAAAGTTTTGGGGAATTATTGACTCTTGGATGGCTGTGGAAATTCACTGTTTGCATGGAGACTGCAGGATTAGGTATCTTCTTGCATCAGAAAGTGATCTGCAGGACCTCATTATGCACTGGCTGCAGGGAACCAGGTACCCAACACCTGCTAATGATTGAAAGGGATGGATTACAGCTGTCTGTGGATAAATCAGTGATTCCCTGGATGAGATTTTCCTAATTTCCCCTCTGTGTCTGTAAAGAGATTTATCACAAAGACAACTGGCTAGAAAACCAGCTCACTGGAGCTTTGGAGGGCAGCATCTTCTCTTGAGAGTGTAACCCCCCCCCACAGACTGCTCACCCCTGGGGGGTCCTTTTATGTGGGGAATCCCCTTGTCACCCTCAGCATCACCCCACAGTCCCTGTCCCTGCAACAGGGCAGCTCAGAGAGAACCCCACATGCCCAAATCTGAGGATATGGAAATAAGAGATGGAgaccaaagcaaagcagctcacGGCCGTGCCACCCTGCTGAAGTGACTCCAGGCGGGTCAGGGCAGGGGTAAGactttttaatgtgcttttcctatcctttaaattaatttctagcAGCAGCAAGTGGGTATTCGAGAACCAGCAGGCCATATGGATGCCCAGGAGTGATGGAGCATCCCTAATGCCTCTCCCCTTCCCGGGGACTGGGGCCAACGCTCTCATCCCCCTCCTTCAGCTTCCAGTCGTGCCTCTGACTTTGTAAGGgacagagaaggaggagaaggatgtgTCCCAGCAGGGAGGGGTCCTGTGCCCCCACCATCCACCGGGCTGGCATTGCAACCCCCCACCCACCCCGTCCTCggcagtggggagggggcgggggcTCCGGGCGCAGCTGTGCAAGACAGAGGGGGTGCGGGGGGAGttgtggggtggggagggggtgtgcGGGGGGCTCGTACCCTGCCAGGGCACAGCTGGGTGCCGGGGAGCTGCAAGGAGGAGGGAGCCGGAGCTTCGGGCGGCTCCCAGGcgaggcgggggggggggatgcgGGGGGCGGTGTGTGAGTGTCTCGCACACGCACACCCGCGGGAGCTGCAGGCACCTCCTCCCCGCCGCATTAAAACCAGCCAAGTTTGCAGGCCGGGGGTAGCGGCACGTCGGGGCTCTGCCGTGGGGCCGGGCGGTGCTGCCGCCCCCGGCCCGGTTCCGGGATGCACCCGAACGCCACGGCCACGACCGTGCCGGGGGGGAccctgcacccccagcccagcagctatGCCAACGGCTCGAACCGCTCCGATCTGCTCCCCAAAGGACCCGACGAGGAGGACCTGGACGTCAACACCGATATCTACTCCAAAGTGATGGTCACCGTCATCTACTTGGCTCTCTTCTTGGTGGGCACGGTGGGCAACTCCATCACGGCGTACACGCTGGTGCGGAAGAAGTCCCTGCAGAACCTGCAGAGCACCGTGCACTACCACCTGGCCAGCCTCGCCTTCTCCGACCTCCTCATCTTCCTTCTCTGTATGCCCATCGAGCTCTACAACTTCATCTGGGTCCATCACCCTTGGGCTTTCGGGGGCTCTGTCTGTAAGGGCTACTACTTCCTCCGGGACGCCTGCACCTACGCCACGGCTCTCAACATCGCCAGCCTCAGCGTGGAGCGCTACATGGCCATCTGCCACCCCTTCAAAGCCAAAAGCATCATGTCCCGCAGCCGCACCAAGAAGTTCATCAGCTGCATTTGGATCGCCTCCTTCCTCCTCGCCATCCCCATGATCTTCACCATGGGGGAAATTTACGGCAAGGACCAGGATCCCGACTCCCTCATCTGCACCGCCATCGTGGATGCTTCCACGCTGAAGACCGTCATCCAGGTGAGGATCCCGGGATTCGGGGGCTCCGGGGAAGCAGGGACAGATCAGCCGCCTGGCTGGGATGGCCAAAGTTTGCAGAGACGGGAGGAGTAGGAGGGGAGAAGGCTGGGACTGGCttggaaaagggggggggggtgttgtcCCGAGCAGCCGTGAAGGGGCGGACCGGGGTGTGGGCAGGCGAGATTTGGGGGGGTTGTGTCTGAGTTTACCCCGCAGCCCCTCCTGTCCCTTACTGCCGGGCTGAGACCCTGCACTGGGTTTAATCCGACCCCGGGCTTGTGTCCCCCTGTCCCGGACCGGCACTGCCATGAGCCACAGACTCCTGGGGGGCAGCGGGTCCCTCCTAGATGTGGCAGATTGTcgccagaaaaaagaaaaaaaaaccaaaaaaacccaccaaaaaagtCTTCAACCCTTTCTTTGCATCCTCTGcatctcctttccttccatTGGAAAGCAGCCAGCTAGGCTGAGGGAAATAAACCCAcctctccttctttcccagtttttttgtgtgtgtgtgcttccTCAGCCCCTTTCCTCCGTTTAGCCACAGAGCttcatttcagaaagttttGGGGCCAAGCTGTAGCATAGGCATCCCCCCCAGAACTGCATCTTCTAAGCCAGAGGCTggtatttttcctgctttggggAAATCCATCAGCAAACCCCTCCTGACCTCAGAAAGGCTCCAGACACACCCGCCCATGCGTGCTGAGGATTTCAGCATCAACACTCGCGGTGCCCCAGTGCTCCGAGCATTTGTTTACTGGAGCATTAGGcttgaaaaatgcaaaagacaCGGAAGGAGAGGCAGTAAGAGCAAGGTACCAACCTCCTCAGTCCCTTTGCTGCCAGGCTTGCATGTGATAGCTTTTCAGCCTTTTATTTTGAACACGAATTTCAGGTGGGTTTAGCCAGCAGCCAGTTAGGATTTAAAGCTGCCCGTGTGCTAAAAGCTTTGAGATATTCCCACAGTTCAAGGGAGGgaactgaaatggaaacaaacCAGAATCAGAGCCTGTAAAAGCAGATGTAGGTACAGACAGATTTAAGCCCAGAGCCTGTGGGTGTTCAGACAGTTCTCTCCAAGTTTCCCCCTGTTCCAGCAAACCAAACTCCAGCCCCCAAGCCCTGGGTTCCCTCTGTGTTTTGTCCTGATACTTTTATTTTGAGAGGATGAGGGATGCACTTCTCTTGTAGGTGCTTTTTGGATTTTGTCAGTGGCAGCCCAGGGTACTTAACCCAAATTCTCTGCTCTCTGAGGAGACACGACCAATATCTTCTGAGAAAAGCATGGCTGAAATGCATTATTTCCAGTTATCTTCCTTTTAGGCTTAAACCCGTGATCATGAAAGGGTTAAAACCAGGATTATTTCCCAGCCCTGTCTTTGGAGATTACAGTTTAAACAATTCTCAGTAGATTTTTACAGTCTTGCTATTATTTAGGCTGTACCTTATCGGGTTAGCCAAGCAAGAAGTAGGCAGATAGGAATGCACAGGATGTGAAACTCACCTCTGGGTTTTTCCTcaggtttgtttatttgtttgtttgttgatttCACCCCTTAATTGCTTCAATAGTAATAAGAAGGAAGCAgctgcttgggaaaaaaacaaaacaaaacaaaaaaaaaaggcaaaaccccTTCTATCCCATTTCTTCTCAGGGGATTTGGCTACTAAAGTAGATTTTCTAAGATGGGGAGGTTGTTCTAATGGCTTTACTCCATCCCTCCAAGCACAGGGAAGCAGCACACAACgtgctgcagggctctgggctggggaAAGCTCCAGAGTGAATAAGCAAAGCAACTGGAAGTCAGGTTTGAAGTGCATTAATGGGAAGCATTGCAGAGCCTGTGAGCAGCCAGCCTCACATCGGATGCTGTGTGCAgaggtttaaaaaagaaaaaaaaaaagacaaagaatgGAAGAcctgaaaagaaagggaaggagtgATGTGGAGAGGGACATGCAGAGGTCTTGCTGGTCAGAAGTCTGGAGGTTTGGCAGTGGGTTCAAGCTGCTTCAGAGCAGGTCTTTGCATCTCTTTGtgttcattttctgtcttggaatTAAGCAGAGCAACGATGCACTTGCTCAAGCTGGCAAATAATGTGTAATAAATCACTCAACATGTTtcactcctcttcctctttgGCAAAGTGTCTAAAACAAACGGAGGTTCTGTGTTTTTATTCATTGAGTGATTGAAAACCAGCTCCAGACCAGAGCAATTGTAGCATTTATAGACTTGGAACCCAATGTGGGCTTTGGTTCTGCTGGGATCATTGCAGGAGAATACTCCTCCCTGGGCTGAAACAAGCTTCCCAGGATGAATATTTGAGTGTATTCATTCAGCATCACTGATTTTGAAAAagtttctctgtatttctatGATATGCTTTGaatatttaagtttttttggcatttctgaGTGAAACCAGGCTGTGTGTGAACAACCAGGTTTCCtgataagaagaaaaaaccaaaacccccaatTCAAACAACACTCATCTTATTTGTTTCTTGCTCCTATTCCTTGTAATCTCCACAATGATGGATACCCTGGTAGTAATTACAGCTTCCTAGCTCAGTTTGTGAGCTGTTCTGCAGGGTGTCACTCCGTGTCACCACAATCAGTGTGCCCAGGCACTGCTCATCTTGCCTCGTGCCATCCAGACATGAACCCTGTGCAGCCTCTGATAGTTACATTTTTTAACAGTCCTATTTCCCAGCTTTCTTTAGCACTCTCCTTGTAGCTGCTTAAATCAACCTGTGAACCTGGTTTATCACATCTTCTTCACTGCCAAGCTTGCCTGTTATTTTTGTCAGCTGGGGATATCTGGTCTGAGTGTTGGCATCAGTGAGGGATCTGGTGGCAGCAGGAAGTTTATTAGAGCCACATTATTTAaggttaaaacttgaaaaggcAGACATCCTCTAAACCACACTGCAGCAGGTTTtagggttgttgggtttttggggtttttttttccaaataaattaaaCACCTCTCAAAGCCATCCCCACCCAAGCACATTGATGTTTTCATGCCACTTCAATGGAGGGGGTTTTAAAAGTTACTCAGCAACATAAGGGAGCTCTGGGGCAGAATTTAATATTTCCCCTGTACACTCAGGGGGCAGTGTCTGGGGGTTTGGCTGCTTCACAGCCTTGCTCTTGGCTCTGGGACCCCCAAACAGGCCCCTGCTGaacaccccatcccaccccatgcAGCTCAATGTGCATCATACACTCTCAgccctgtttttttcagagcagtttgAATTTTAATGCCCAGATGGCCATGCagattgtttttcctttatggCTGCTCACTTTCTTACCTTCATATATCATTTTTAGACATGTTATGAAGACACCCACCCCAGAAGAGGTGCCTATCTGTGATGGCCTGAGCATCCCTAAAAATCTGCCTTTTATCTGTGGGATGTGCAGGAAACCCAGGACTTTAATTCAACATTTGCCTGCCTAATCCCAGCTCCTTTACACTCTGGTCCATCTTGCAGCTCAATCTGAAGTAAATAAActcttgtgtttgtttgttgctgTACATAACCACATGGCCTGCTGTGCTTTTCCAGTTcttacataattttttcttttttttctccccccagtTGGTTGTAATtcacttgatttctttttccctccctcttcctgAGATGTCAGCTGGAGGGATAACAAAAGAATGAGGAAATCTGGGCGATGAGTTTAGCTTTTAGGTTTTCCTCTTAGCAGCAGTTTGTAAAGCCAGGAGAGATGAAGGTAATCTCATGGTTCTTCTTCctagagagaataaaaaaaaaccaaacccaaaccaaaaaaaaaaaaacctgcagctgcCTTTAATCTTCTGCCAGATCATTTAAAACAGCTATTTAATTGTCttctccctgcttccccctcCTTAAAGGCTTTTGCTATTGTCTCTGTGCAGCATCTGCTGGAGTCTCACAGATGGCACTTTGGCTTCCTGACAtttgaaaagctgctgtgtCCTGCCCGAGGTGTGTGATGGGCAGGATCCCCCCGTGGGACacacagggagggacaggacaggCTTTGATGGTGCCAACAATGTGTTTTCCCTGCTATGGGTTTACTCCTTGGGAACCGTGGGTGAGTAGAGATGGAGGGGACTGGGGAGCCTGGGGGGTGCTGAGCTGACAAGGTCCAAGTATTGTGGGCATCTCAGCCTAAAGCTGGTATCATTAGATAGCAAAACCTGTGGCCCAAGTGCTGacatccttcttttcccttgcaTTCAGCAGATGAAGCTGGGTTCTGCTGGTCCCAGCCCATCTGGTTGCTCTCTGATATAAACCACTTGCAGCATGTGAAGCTGGAGATGCTCCCAACTCCTGTCCTCCCTTTATCTCCATACCCCATGTTCCTCTCACAGGGTGTCAACACCCTCAGTCTGCCATAGCAGAGAAAAGGCaacaagaaataataaattctgAGCTTTCTCagcccttttccttctttcacacAGACCCCAGCATCCTGCAGTTGCTTATCTGGTGTGACCACCTGAGACTagtgcagccccagctcctgctccctccccagggTGTGAGCACTTTGAAAGGTTTGGGGTATTTTCCCTTAAATTAAGTTCTTGGGGGAGAGGGCTAACTAACTCATCATGCTCCAATAACATCAGCTTCCCCATCTGGCCTCCCATGGATGCCATTTCTTCTCTTCAACTTCAGAGCATCTTAGGTGtgggactaaaaaaaaaaataaaaatgtgatgaTGAGTTATTCAGGAAACAAGTCCTTTGGGCTGGATTAGAAACCTTGATGGTGAGGCAGTACTAACCCTGGCTGGGGGGCAGAAATATCTCATCCTTGAAccatctcattttcttcctcctttaacCTTGAAGAAAGGGGTCTaccagctcagcagcttcacCCAGACTGAAAGGTGCTGCCTGTCAGCTGGGGACACTTTGATGCAGGATGACATTTAGCTCAGCAGACCCCTGGTTTTGATCAGCACTCTGAGGAGCTAATTAATACAGCCAGTCAATGCCACATCCTATTAATTGTAACAATACCAAGAGCAATGCAGGTCAGGAGTGctgaacaaaagaaatgtggTCTGAGGACATGGTAGGACTTTTGTAGCACCTTGTTCCCTCAGAGAACTGATTAAATAAGTCCACAACTATTTGAGTGTGTTCAGTACCAAATTAACCAGATTTTCTCTCCTATTCTACAGTTTTTTCCAAAACCATCTTATAAAAATGCAAGTCACACAGGCACTGGGAGGGTTTAGCTCATAGCTCTCATTACTCTTGATTCCTTCTGCAAAGACCATACATTTCATCCTCACTGGGAcaatttatacattttaatataCTCATTTGATTCAAAAGAGAAACTCCCAGGATTGAGTTTCCCTCCCTAAAGcccacatttcattttttatcacTGTCAGTCACGGGCTTCTGACATTGTCACACTTCCTTATTCCTTAACTCCCAGTGTGATGAAGCATTgtaggaggaaggagaagcctAGGGCCAGGTTAATAAATAGATATTTGACCTCAAGATACAATGATGGGGTGGTGTGAATGCCCCAAACACCCCATAGGCTGTGGTCACTAACCCAAGGGACAAACTCTGCCCCAGGCTTGGTCTCCTTCACACCACTTTGGCAGCTGGCAGATGcttcccagccagcacaggaggATGGGAAATCCCTTGAAAGGGCAAAAAAAGAGGTTGGAATCTGGTCAGAAAGGATATCAGCACCAAGCAAGCAGGGCATACAGCCAGCACCACAGTCCTGGGCCAGCCTGGAGACCCAAATTGTGCTGGGAAACAAATCCTGTAATACCTGAGGCTCCCAGAGGCTGAGAGGAGGCAGGCTGGGGAAAGGCACTGGGGAAAACCAGCAGTGAAGTCATCCAGATGTTCTCTGCCCCTTTGGgatgtgctctttttttctgccctgaAAGTCTAATTGAATTTCTCTGCTCCCATCCCCAGCAGTTGGAGAGGATGTGTCTGCACCATCCTCATCATCGTTGTGAAGAAACCCACAAAGTGGAgtgtgaggaggaagagaggaaaaataaagggcTGGGAGCTGTTGTTTTCTGTAGGAGGTTGGAATAAAGTCAGGGCTTTAGCAGGGAGGGCACAGAAATGTGGCATGACCTTGCCATGATCATGTAACCTCCCTCCAAGTATTCGTGGTCTGGCCCTGGAGTGGAGGAACATTTCACATCCATGAGATACTCTTCCCTGCCACAGCTATTGGGGCTGTTCCTGGTGGTTATTACCAAGTCAGAAGCAAACAAGAACAACCCCAACCCCTTTTTTTGCTGCACTTGGCTTGAGATGATGAATCCCATCTCatcttcctccagcccagggtCCAAACCAGGGTCCTGCCACACCACAGAGTTGGAGGGGCtcatttatttacttaaatTAATTAATCTCAGTGAAGTTTAGCACAAACCTGggttgtctgggtttttttttcctcactgccaTGAGAGGAAGGCTGACTCTGCTGCAATAATTAAGCTGTTTACATAGCAAATGAGAAAACCAATGCACTTAGGGTGTTTTGTTgaacagcagctccagcaagcCTGTACTCTGTTCTTGCCAAGCCAAAGTGTCCATAACACAGCCAGAACTATTAGATGACACTAAAAACCCCACTAAGGGATTTAATTGCCCTCAACAGGAGTTTCT harbors:
- the NTSR1 gene encoding neurotensin receptor type 1, translating into MHPNATATTVPGGTLHPQPSSYANGSNRSDLLPKGPDEEDLDVNTDIYSKVMVTVIYLALFLVGTVGNSITAYTLVRKKSLQNLQSTVHYHLASLAFSDLLIFLLCMPIELYNFIWVHHPWAFGGSVCKGYYFLRDACTYATALNIASLSVERYMAICHPFKAKSIMSRSRTKKFISCIWIASFLLAIPMIFTMGEIYGKDQDPDSLICTAIVDASTLKTVIQVNTFISFVFPMVVISVLNTIIANQLLVMFKQAAQDNQVCTIGGQQTMLSMSMEPNRVQALKHGVRVLRAVVIAFVVCWLPYHIRRLMFCYVPSSHWTDFLFNFYHYFYMLTNVLFYVSSAINPILYNLVSANFRQIFLSTLTILCLPWRKKKKRLAFTRKSNSISSNHTFSSQVTRETTY